One genomic window of Podarcis muralis chromosome 9, rPodMur119.hap1.1, whole genome shotgun sequence includes the following:
- the INTU gene encoding protein inturned isoform X3: MDKASPLPFEVPREPQQPEECEGRLSPGSGSSCSASLSSSSDDLEPEWLDSVQKNGELFYLELSEDEEETLLPDTSLDMPVVNRVRFCENEAEVIRERSQKDRKSEHRLEKFAKILKYKRFLSKHSSKKMSSDKCDVRASGPASILKHHSGQRVEDVAQQWYKDVCLYVNPKRLSNAERGEQFKLLESLIGIIHQSPWRKTEKHNHSIESRSANEEKLVVHGLIPGSSAIKSGHILIGDVLVAVNDVDVNSENIERVLSCIPGPMQVKLTFETTFFESKDASQQRCKQTQSSMNNLLKVLWRDHYNDPQFSIQSIPHIIMYLSLKLDSDTSKDEQEILYQYPISEASQKMKSVRGIFLTLCDILENMTGTHIISVPLSQLRNMIADVVRTLKFMYGSLDSAFCHVGNVSRLDHFFNLFFQQALHPARLSSCTSPSSQHYDNCSALLLYNFPGVRWLCLPQEIKVEIDTALSELEAADFAELSEDYYDMRRQYTILGSCLFYKGYLISNHLPKEDLIDIALYSRHYCLLPLAAEQRIGQLVIWREVFPQHHLQACEASSEGYEEPRARYFLLIVGLRHFMLSVLLEAGGCASKAIGNPRPDCIYVDQVKATILQLDGIDLSIDESLESPSTPLLSCVDWFLPASRDKLESLTSLSFLNKLQYTAGTPASKKVPFSDSSLRTRKPSPLRNSGMPDNDSNSPEAGSGNLNTNPVQLKGPGRLDGSNSLFTIAKKKNILPNPFNLGTLKKNLTDKEAELYNVMKLTSGPGNTLFHYISLETMHGIFITPTHAEVAQLSGTIHPQLIKNFHRCCLSIRSIFQQTMTSETKKTGGNRSSDRKKANSGLHQVKEHGVLFECSPDNWTDQKKPPPTIMYWVVGRLFIDPKPREFYVCFHDSVTEVAVELAFKLSFGLAL; the protein is encoded by the exons TGACCTTGAACCTGAATGGTTAGATAGTGTACAGAAAAATGGAGAATTATTCTATCTAGAGCTGAGTGAAGATGAGGAAGAAACTCTCCTTCCGGACACCTCTCTGGATATGCCTGTGGTGAACCGTGTCAGGTTTTGTGAAAATGAAGCTGAGGTTATTCGTGAGCGATCTCAAAAAGATAGAAAGAGTGAACACAGACTGGAAAAGTTCGCTAAAATATTAAAGTATAAAAGGTTTTTATCAAAACATTCTAGTAAGAAGATGTCAAGTGACAAATGCGATGTCCGTGCCTCTGGCCCAGCATCCATACTGAAACACCATTCTGGTCAGAGGGTGGAGGATGTGGCCCAGCAATGGTACAAAGATGTCTGCCTTTATGTAAATCCGAAGAGGCTATCAAATGCTGAGAGAGGAGAGCAGttcaagcttctggaatcattaaTAGGGATTATCCATCAATCTCCATGGAGAAAAACTGAAAAACATAATCACAGTATTGAATCTAGAAGTGCCAATGAAGAGAAACTCGTAGTACATGGTTTGATACCAGGCAGCTCAGCAATAAAGTCTGGTCACATCTTGATTG GAGATGTTCTTGTCGCAGTAAATGATGTTGACGTAAACTCTGAAAATATAGAAAGGGTTTTGTCTTGCATTCCTGGTCCTATGCAG GTGAAGCTTACGTTTGAAACAACATTCTTTGAGTCAAAGGATGCATCCCAACAAAGATGTAAGCAGACGCAATCCTCCATGAATAACCTGCTCAAAGTGTTGTGGAGAGACCATTACAATGACCCACAGTTCTCTATCCAAAGTATACCACATATTATTATGTACCTCTCACTCAAACTGGATTCTGATACATCTAAGGATGAG CAAGAAATTCTTTACCAATATCCCATATCAGAAGCTTCCCAAAAAATGAAAAGTGTAAGAGGAATATTTCTTACGCTGTGTGACATACTGGAAAACATGACAGGAACACATATAATCAG TGTCCCTCTCTCTCAGCTAAGGAACATGATTGCAGATGTTGTCCGGACTTTGAAATTTATGTATGGCTCTCTGGACAG TGCTTTTTGTCACGTAGGAAATGTTTCTCGGTTGGATCACTTTTTCAACCTGTTCTTCCAGCAAGCCCTTCACCCTGCCAGACTCAGCTCATGTACCAGTCCTAGTTCTCAACACTATGATAACTGCAGTGCATTGCTTTTGTACAACTTTCCAGGAGTGCGGTGGTTGTGCCTTCCACAAGAAATTAAG GTAGAAATTGATACAGCTCTGAGTGAGTTGGAGGCGGCAGACTTTGCAGAACTA tcGGAAGATTACTATGACATGAGACGACAGTATACAATTTTGGGCTCATGTCTCTTCTACAAG GGATATTTAATTAGTAATCACTTGCCAAAGGAGGATTTAATTGATATTGCATTGTATAGCAGGCATTATTGCCTCTTGCCCTTGGCAGCAGAACAGCGCATTGGTCAGTTGGTAATATGGCGAGAAGTGTTTCCACAACATCATCTTCAGGCATGTGAAGCATCTTCTGAAGGGTATGAAGAACCCAGAGCAAGATACTTTTTACTCATAGTTGGTCtg aGGCACTTTATGTTGAGTGTCTTGTTGGAAGCAGGAGGTTGTGCTTCCAAGGCCATTGGAAATCCGCGGCCAGATTGCATATATGTGGATCAGGTCAAAGCAACTATCCTTCAGTTGGATGGAATAGATCTCAGCATAGATGAGAGTTTGGAATCACCCTCCACTCCGCTGCTATCCTGTGTAGATTGGTTCCTCCCTGCATCGCGGGACAAACTGGAAAGCTTGACCAGCTTGTCTTTTCTCAACAAACTGCAGTACACAGCAGGCACTCCCGCAAGTAAAAAAGTGCCATTTAGTGATTCTTCCTTAAGGACACGTAAGCCTAGTCCCTTAAGAAACAGTGGGATGCCTGACAATGATAGCAACAGCCCTGAAGCAGGAAGTGGGAACCTTAATACAAATCCTGTGCAACTGAAAGGTCCTGGACGACTTGATGGAAGTAATAGTCTGTTTACG AttgccaaaaagaaaaatattcttCCAAATCCTTTTAATTTAGGAACCCTCAAAAAGAACCTTACAGATAAGGAAGCTGAACTGTATAATGTTATGAA GTTGACATCTGGTCCTGGAAACACTCTCTTCCACTATATTTCTCTAGAAACAATGCATGGAATTTTTATCACTCCAACACATGCTGAAGTCGCACAGCTGAGTGGAACTATCCATCCCCAGCTCATCAAGAATTTCCATCGCTGTTGCCTTTCCATCCGTTCCATTTTTCAACAAACCATGACAAGTGAA ACTAAAAAGACTGGAGGTAATAGAAGTTCAGACCGCAAAAAAGCAAATTCTGGCCTACATCAAGTGAAAGAACATGGGGTGTTGTTTGAATGTTCGCCTGACAACTGGACGGACCAAAAGAAACCTCCACCAACTATAATGTACTGGGTTGTGGG gagACTCTTCATAGATCCCAAGCCTCGGGAGTTTTATGTCTGTTTTCATGACTCAGTTACAGAGGTTGCTGTTGAACTGGCTTTTAAGCTCTCTTTTGGCTTAGCTCTGTAA